A segment of the Streptomyces sp. Tu 2975 genome:
CAGCGGTTGACCTGGTAGGTGCGCAGGGCGAGGGGGACGCCGTCGCCGAGGTCGCCGACGAGGGTGTCGGGCCCGGCGGGGCAGTCGGTGAACCGAAGGCCCGCGAAGCGGCTGCCGCGCATACCAGGGGTTAGGGCGCGCGGCAGCCGGCGCAGGCCGCCGGGCGGCAGCTGCTCGGGGTCGAGCAGCAGCACGGAGTGGCTTCGTGGGCCGCTCGAGGCCGCGGTCCGGGCGTACATGACGTAGGCGTCGGCCCGGTCGGCGTTGATGACGACGTCCTTGCGTCCGGACAGGACGAAGCCGCCGTCGGGGGTGGGCCGTGCGGTGAACTCGTCGCGCAGGATGGCGTTGGCGTGGGCGAGTTCGTGGTGGACGATCGGGGTGCGGCCGCCGGCCAGGAGCACGCGGGCGGTCGCTTCCCGCTGTGCGGTGTCGCCGGCCGCCCAGACGGCGGAGGCGCCGAACAGCGAGGTGATGCCGTGGCCGAAGCCGAGGGCGACGTCGCGGCGGAAGAGGGGGCGCAGGACCTGGGCGAGGAGGTCGGGGCGGATCAGGCGGCCGCCGAGTTCGTGGGGGACGAATTCGGCGGTGAGTCCGGCCTCGGTGAGCAGCGCTTCGGTGGCGGCGGGGGCCTCGCGGCGGTCGTCGGCGTCCAGGAGGGGTTTGTAGCCGTGCGGGTTGTGCGGGTCGTCGGGGTCGCCGAGGAGGTTCTCCAGCCAGGCGGCCCGCTCGGCGGCGTCGCCGGGCGGAACACCGCCGGGCGCCCCGGGGCCCGTTGCGGGCCCCGGGGTGCTCGGGCGGTGGGCGGCCGCTGCCGGGGCGGGCGCGGTCACGGGTGTGGTCACAGGACCCGGACCGCGCTCTCGGCGTGCTTCTTGGCGAGGGCGAGGGTGGTGCCGCTGTTGCGGCCCAGGGCCTCGCGGACGTAGCGGCGGGCGCTCTGCACGTCGGCGTCCGGGCCGAGGACGGGTTCGATGTTCTCGGGGCGCAGGACGACGCTGTGCTGGGAGGTGACGGTGACGCCGGTCTCGTCGGGGACGACGGACCATTCGCCGGTGTGGGCGGACATCAGCAGCGGGGTGGCGGTCTGCTTGTAGACGATGCGGCCGGCGTGGGGGAAGCAGACGCGGACGGACTCGGTGGTGTGGGTGGAGCCGTCGGCGGTGACGGTGTCCATGGCCATGACCTGTACGCCGGGCTGGTCCTCGGTGAGGTCCAGGCGGGAGACGTGCGGGACGAGCTGGGGCCAGTCCGCCACCCGGTAGAGGAAGTCGTAGACGAGTTCGGCGGGGCCGTTGACGCGGACGGAGTCCTCGAAGGACATGACCAGGTCGTCGAGTTGGGACCAGCGTTCGGCGAGCCGGCTCAGGTTGGCCAGTTCGGCGCGGCTGTTGGTGTCGGTGGCGCGTTCGACCCAGGCGACGTCGTCGGCGTTGTCGCCGGCGACGGTGAAGTCGTGCAGCAGGGTGAGCTTGGACCGGTTCGCGTCCAGGGGTTCGACGATCCAGGTGCCGCCCATGGACTGGACCGGGGAGGCGGGCAGTTCCTGACGGAACTCGATGCGGCGCCGGGCGGGGTCCAGGACGCGGCGGGAGGTCCAGGACTTGACCTGTCCGTTGGCGGTGGCCCACATGCGCAGGCGTTCGCTGTCGCCGTCGAACTCCAGGCGTTCCACGTGGACGTTGGGCGGGAAGAACAGCGGCCACTGGACGGCGTCGGAGATCAGGCCGTAGACCACGCCGGCGGGCGCGGCCACGTTCACCTCGTGCGTCGTTGCGTGCACTCGCTCAGCGGACATCTTTTCTCTTCCTTCTTCAGACGTTGCCCAGGCCGCCGCAGACGTTGAGTGCCTGGGCGGTGATGGAGGCGGCGTGTTCGGTGGTGAGGTAGCCGACGAGGGCGGCCACTTCTTCGGGGGTGGTGTAGCGGCCGAGGGGGATCTTGGCCTCGAACTGTTCCTGTACGTATTGCTCCGTGGTGTCCCATGCGGCGGCGTAGCCCTGGCGGACGCGTTCGGCGAGGGGGGTCTCGACGTAGCCGGGGCAGACCGCGTTGACGGTGATGCCGGCGGGGGCGAGTTCCTTGCCGAGGGCTTTGGTGAAGCCGACGACGCCGTGCTTGGAGGCAGAGTAGGGGGCGCCGAGCAGGACGCCTTGCTTTCCCGCGGTGGAGGCGATGTTGATGATGCGGCCCCAGGTGGCGTCGGCGAGGCCGCCGTTCTTGAGGACTTCGCGGGTCAGCAGGAAGACGCTGTTGAGGTTGGTGTCGATGACGTCGTACCAGAGTTCGTCGGCGATGTCGGCGGTGGGTCCGCCGCCGCTGCGTCCGACGTTGTTGACGAGGACGGTGACGGGTCCGTAGGTGTCCAGGACGGTGCGTACCAGGGTGGCCACGGAGTCGCGGCAGCGGACGTCGGCGGCGGCGCCCTCGGCCTCCAGGCCTTCGTCGCGGAGGTCCTCGACGGTCTGTTTGACCTCTTGGGCGGTGCGGGCGCAGATGAAGACGCGGTGGCCGCGGCGGCCGAGGTCGCGGGCGACGGCGAGGCCGATGCCGCTGGTGGCTCCGGTGACCAGGGCGACCGGCGGGGTCGCCGGCGACGGTGCGGTCATCGTTGTGCCTCCTTGTGCGGTGCGCCGACGGTGCTGTCGACGGTGTCCTGGGCGGCTCGACGGCCGGACGAGGCCCGCTCGAGAACGGCCTCAGGTGTGCTGTGGGGCGGGTGCGGTGCCGTCAGGGACAGCGGGCGCAGGGCGTCGTCGAGGGCGCGGGGGGTGAGCAGGCCGCCGTGGGCGGCGAGGTAGCCGTCGGGGCGGATGAGCGCCCAGGCGCCGGAGGAGAGGCCCAGGGCGCGGCGCAGCGCGCCGTCGGGGTCGGGCAGGAGGCGGGGGCCGGGGGCGGTGGTGTCGCCGACGGTGCGTACCGACAGCCAGGCGCCGTGGCGGGCGGCGGCGTCGGTCGCGGTGCGTACGGGGGTGCCGGCCGGGGTGTGGGCGCCGGGGGCGACGAGCAGGGTCCAGCGCACGTCGCGCAGTTCGTCGGCGAAGGCGCGCGGGCCGGGTGAGGCGGGCTCGCGGGCGGTGGCGGTGGCGGTGCGTTCGCCGGGGGCGGGCACGTGGCGGCGCCTTGGTACGAAGACGGGCGCGGCGACGGGCGCGGCGACGGGGACGGGTTCGGGGCCGGCGCCGGTGGTGAGCGGGCTGTCGGCGTAGTCGATGCGCAGTCCGGACATGCCGCCGAGGACCTTGCGCTGGATGGCGCGGCGCAGCGGGGGCAGGTTGCGCACGACGGTGAAGACGGCGGGCAGGGCGAGGGAGGCGAGGGCGTTCTTGAGCTGGACGAGGAAGGTGGCGGTGCGGGTGGAGCCGAGCAGTTGCCTGCCGATGGGGACGCGTTCGGTGCTGTAGGTGTCCAGGAGCGCCGGGCGGGCGTGGCCCTGGTGGACCATGGCGAGTTTCCAGGCGAGGTTGTAGGCCTCTTGGATGCCGGTGTTCATGCCCTGTCCGGAGGCGGGGCTGTGCACGTGGGCGGCGTCGCCGGCGACGAGGACGCGGCCTTGGTGCATGCGGGGCACCATGCGCTGCTGGAAGGTGAAGACGGAGACCCATTCGGGGTCGCCGACGTGGACCTGGTGGCCGAGGCCGGTGGTGAGGCGGGCGGCGATCCGTTCGGCGGCGCCGGCCGCGTCGGGGGCTTCGGGGGCGGTGTCCAGCAGCCGCCAGTGTCCCGGGCGGGCGTAGGGCACCATCATCAGGGCCTGTTTGCCGGTGTGGACCCAGTAGATGCTGTCGGGTTCGAGGTCGGTGCGTACGGGGGCGTCGGCCAGCAGCCAGGTGTCGCGGCTCTCGCCGATGAGGGGCAGGCCGAGCTGTTTGCGTACGGTGCTGTGGCCGCCGTCGCAGCCGACCAGCCAGGGTGTCTCGCAGGTCTCCTCGGTGCCGTCGGCGTGCCGCAGGGTGGCTCGTACGGTGGTGGTGTCCTGGGAGAGGCCGGTGAGCCGTACGCCCCATTCGATCTCGACGCCGAGCCGGGCGACGGCGTCGCGCAGGACGGCCTCGGTGCGGGTCTGCTCGATGATCACGGTGTAGGGGTGGCGGGTGGGCATGCTGCGGTAGTCGGCCTCCAGGCGCACCAGCCGGCGGCCGGAGGCGAACATGGTGAACGCCCGGTTCTTGCGGCCGGCTTCGATGACGGGCGTGGCGGTGCCCATCTGGTCGAGGGTTTCCAGGGTGCGCGGGTGGACGGCGACGGCGCGGCTGGTGCGGGCGGGGCCGGTGGCGGCGTCGACGAGGCGGACGCGCAGGCCGCGGCGGGCCAGTTCGTGGGCGGCGGTCAGGCCGACCGGGCCGGCGCCGGCGACCAGGACGTCGGGCCGGCGGTCATCGGACACCGGCCGCCTCCAGCGGGGCGGTGGCGTCCTCGGTCTCGTACATGGCGGGTTCGGCGGTCACCAGTGGCTTGAGGTCGGCGACGATGGCGCGGAAGCCGTCGCTGCTGACGGCGGCGCGGTGGGCGTCGGCGCTGTCCCAGACGGCGATCTCGAGGTGCACGTTCCCGGCGCCGAGGGCGCGCAGGTTCTGGTGGCTGACGTAGCCGGGCCGGGCGGACATGTAGGCGGTGAGGCGGGCGCGGACGGCGAGGAAGGCGTCGTGGTCGCCGTGCACGGTCAGCTTGTTGACGAAGGTCACCATGGGTCGTCTCCTGGCGGGAAGGGGCCCCCGGCCGGTGTGGGCGGGGGTCAGGCGGCGGCTTCTGCGGCGGCGCGGTCGCGCAGCCGGCGGCGCAGTTCCTGGCGGCGTGGTTTGCCGGTGGGGGTGCGCGGGACGGTGTCGAGGGCTTCGACGCGGCGGATGCGTTCGAAGTGGGCGAGCCGGGAGTTGGCCTTCTCGGTGATCGCGTCGAGGACGTCGAGGACGGCGTGGGCCGCGTGCCGCGGGGGGCCGGGGGTCTCGCGCAGGACGATGCCGGCCCATACGACGGCGCCGTGCACGGCGTCGGGCCAGCCGACGACGACGCATTCGGCGACGCGGGGGTCGTCGGCGATGATCCGTTCTACGGCGGTCGGTGAGACGAGTTCGTTGTCGTACTTGAAGACGTCGCCGAGCCGGTCGACGAGGTGCAGGACGCCGTCGGTGTCCTGGTAGCCGATGTCGCCGGTGGAGAACCAGCCGTCAGCGTCGATGCGGGAGGGTTCGTCGTCGTCGAGGTAGCCGGCCATCACCTGCGGTCCGCGGACCTGTACTTCGCCGGTGGCCCACACGTCGGCCGGTTCACGGGAGTCGAGGCCGACGATGCGGCTCTCGGTGCCGGGCAGGGGGTGGCCGACGGCGCCGGGGCGGGTGTCGTCGAGGCGCTGGTTGTGGGACAGCGGGGAGAGTTCGGCCATGCCGTAGCCCTGGACGACGGGGACGCCGAGCAGTTGGCTCAGCCGGCGGGCGGCGGCGGGCGCGAGGGCGGTGCCGCCGGACATGACGGCGGTGAGCCGCGGCAGGGCGGGGACGGCCTGCGGGGAGGCGGTCAGCCGGGGGTCGGCGGCGAGACGGTGGAGGCGGGCGGGGAGCCCGTAGTAGTGGGTGGCGCCCGTGCGGGCGGCCAGGGCGAGGGAGGCGAGGGGGTCGCCGTGCTGGCACAGCACCTGCGCGGCACCGGCGCACACGGCCGAGTTGAGGTGCATCACGTGGAACAGCGGCAGGTGGTTGAGGGTGACGGACGCCGGGCCGAGGCGGTGGGCGAGGGCGATCTGGTGGGCGTTGGCGACCAGGTTGCGGTGGGTCAGGCGCACGCCCTTGGGGCGGCCGGTGGTGCCGGTGGTGAACTGCACGCACACGGTCGACGACAGGTCGGCGGGTCCGTGGGCGGGTCCGGCGGGCCCGTCGGCGGCACCGTCCAGGGCCACGTGGAGGGGCAGCGCGTCGGCGGGGACCACGCCGTCGTCGGCGTCGGTGACGACGACGGTGTGCAGGAGGGGCAGTTGCTCGCGCATCTTGGTGAGCAGTTCGGCGGTGGCGCAGGGCACGAACGCGATCTCGACGGCGGCGGCGGTGAACACGTGCCGCAGCGCCGCCTCACCGATGAGCGGGTTGACCAGGGCGATGGTGCGGCCGCTGCGGCTGGTGCCGTAGTAGGTGGCGGCGAACGCCGGGTCGAGGGTGTTCGCCACGCCGACGGTGGCACCTGGCCGGCCGGCGGCGGACAGCAGGTAGTGGGCGACGCGGTCGGCGCGGGCGTCGAGTTCGGCGTAGGTGAAGGTGTGCTGCCCGCAGGTCAGCGCGGTGCCGTCGGGGTCCCGCACGGCGGCCTGGCGCAGCAGTCCGTCCAGGGGCAGTTCCGGATGCGTGAAGCGCGGCACGGCGTGGTCCTCCTCCGGGTGGCTGATGCCGCGACCGGCTGTGCATGCCGGGAGGGGCACCAGTGCTGGCAGGCACCGGTCGGGTGTCGGGTGCCACGCTGTGCGGCCGCACTCGAGAAGCCGTGGAAGTCCGCTCGACGGTCTCTCGGCGGGGCGCGGACGGGCGGCGGAGCGGGGGGCCGGGGGCGGGGGCGGGCCAGGTGCGCGAGCAATGCTCCAGCGGCGTGCGGGCAAGCCTCCATCGCGGGCGGCCACGTTGGGCCGCGTACGTCATTGCCGTACGGACCTGGGTCCTGTCGCCGCATGCCGCCCGTCGTGGCGGACGGCGCCGCGTCGTGGACTCTCCCCGGGCCCTGTGTACGGACCGATTCGCCACCCGATGGGGGTTTTCACGCATGACGCAGACGACGATCGACCGGCCGGAGGTCTCGGCTCTTCAGCAGGCCGTGCAGGGCGCGGCGGACCGGCTGGTCCAGGCCGGTGCGGCCGGTGTGCAGTTCCGGGTCACCCGGGGGGACAACTCCTTCGTCGTCACCTCCGGGATCGCGGAGCTGGGCTCGGACCGGCCGGTTCCGGCGGACGGCCGGTTCCGTATCTCGTGCATCACCAAGCCGTTCGTGGCCGTGGTGGTGCTGCAGCTGGTCGCCGAGGGCCGCCTGGACCTGGACCGGAGTGTGGAGAGCTATCTGCCGGGGCTGCTGCCGTACGGCGAGAAGATCACCGTACGGAACCTGATGCAGCACACCAGCGGCCTGTACAACTACATGGACTCGTTCCAGAAGCCGGGTGACCGGTTCCTGCGCGACCGCTACAAGCACTACGAGCCCGAGGACCTGATCGCCATCGCGGCGGCCAAGCCGCTGGAGTTCGAGCCGGGCACGAAGTTCGCGTACTGCAACACGAACTACTTCATCGTCGGCCTGCTCATCAAGAAGATCACCGGCCGCTCCTACCGCGAGGAGATCACCGAGCGGGTCCTCGAGCCGCTGGGGCTGACGGAGACGACGCTGCCGGGCGACGACCCGAACATCCCCGGGCCGCACGCCCGCGGCTACATGCAGATCGGCGGCGAGCCGGTCGACGTGACGCTGATGAACCCCTCGGAGGCGGGCTGCGCGGGCGAGATCATCTCCACCACCGCGGACCTGGACCGGTTCTTCTGCGCCCTGTTCGGCGGGGAGCTGCTGAACGAGCCGGAGTTCACCGAGATGACGACGCCGCTGCCGCCGGAGATGATCGAGAACCTGCCGATGGGCATCGGCTACGGCCTGGGCATCATGAAGCTGGAGAACGACGACGACCTGGACCTGTGGGGCCACGGCGCCGGCATCCCCGGCTACGCCACGTTCGCGGCCACCACCCGCGACCGGTCCGCCCGGGTGCAGCTGTCGTTCACGATCGGCGACAAGGACTTCGGCCCGGAGGCCGAGCAGGCCGTCATCCGCGGTGTCAACACCGCCCTGTGCTCCTGAGGCCGCGATGACGGACCAGGTGAGGAAATCGGTCGTCGTCACCGGCGGCGGCACGGGAATCGGCGCCGCCACGGCCCGCGCTTTCGCGGACGACGGTGCGCATGTGCTCATTGTCGGACGCAGTGAATCGACGCTGAAGGAAACAGCGGACGGGCACGACCGGATTCGTATTCTGGTCGCCGATGTCCACGACCACGATGCGCCCGGCCTCATTGTCCGGACGGCGCTCGAGGAATTCGGCCGTCTCGATGTTCTCGTGAACAATGCGGCGGTCACCGGATTCGCGTCCCTGGACGGTTTGGAACGCGATTCGGTAAGGGCGCAGTTGGGCACGAATCTGCTCGCGCCGGTCTTTTTGACGCAGGCTGCCCTGGACGCCCTCGAGGCCGCCGGCGGTGTCGTGGTGAACGTCAGCTCGGCGGGATCGCTGGGCCGCCGTGCCTGGCCGGAGAACTCGGTGTACGGGATGGCGAAGGTGGCGCTCGACTTCCTGACCCGCACCTGGGCCGTCGAGCTCGCGCCGCGCGGCATCCGCTCGGTCGGTATCGCGCCCGGTGTCGTGGACACCGGTGTGGGGGTGCGGGCCGGGATGCCGACGGAGGCGTACGAGGCGTTCCTCGTGCAGATGGCGGAGCGGATCCCGGCGGGCCGGGTCGGCCGGCCGGAGGACATCGCCTGGTGGATCGTGCAGTTGACCCGGCCGGAGGCCGCGTACGCCAACGGCACGGTCGTGGCGGTGGACGGTGCGCTGTCGGTGACCTGACACCCGCCGCGCGCACTGGAAGCGGCCCCCGGGGTTTTCCCCGGGGGCCGCTTCCGGTGCGCTCCGGCTGCCGAGTGTCCGGTCCACGGGCCCCTGCGAGGGGACCGCCGGCGGTGCGTCCGGTCGGGCCGCCGTGTGCCCGGTCCACGGGCCGTACGGGCGGACCGCCGGCGGTGCGGGCGGACCGCCGGCGCTCGGCTCTGCCCGGGCCCGGGCGGGCCGGGCTGCGGGCTGTGGTCAGCGGGCGACGGTGGCGGTGACGTAGCGGACCGGTACGTCGATGCGGATGAGACCGTCGGCATCGCGCAGGGCGTCGAGTTCACCGGTCAGGCGGGCGCGCAGTGCGGCGGCCTCGTCGGCGGGCAGGTGCTGCCACAGCAACCGCATGCCCTGCGTGTGGGACCACTCGACCCAGTCCTCACCGCTCGCGGCGGTCATCTCCACCACCTCGTCGGTGATGACGGGGTCGGTGAATCCGGCCTGCCGCAGGGCGGCTTCGAGGTCGGCGGGGTCCTCGAGCCAGGAGTGCAGCTGGCGCCGCAGTTGCTCGGGGTGCCAGGCGGGCGGCAGGTGCTGGAGCAGCGACATGGGGATCCAGCGGCTGAACAGCGGTGGCAGGAAGGGGAATTCGTCCTTGCTGAAGACCGGGCTGGTGAAGGCGATCCGGCCGCCGTCGCGCAGCAGGCCGGCGTAGCGGGCGAGAGCGGCACGGGCGTCGGGCAGGAAGATGACGCTGTAGCTGCCCATGACGAGGTCGAAGGACCGGGCGGGCAGGTCGGGGTGTTCGCCGTCCATGACCCGCAGTTCGACGTTGTCGATGCCCTGGCGCCGCGCCTCCTGGCCGGCCTGTTCGATCATCGCCTCCGCGATGTCGATGCCCAGCGCGTGGCCGGTGGGGCCGACCTGGGCGGCGGCGGGCAGCAGGGTGGCGCCCAGGCCGCAGCCGACGTCGAGGAGCCGCTGTCCGGGCTGCGGGCGGGCGTGCTCGACGAGCCGGCGGCCCATGGGGGTGAAGAACTCGACCCCGAGCCGGTCGTAGGCCGCCGCGGCCTTGTTGAAGGCGGCGGTGACTTTCGTCTTGTAAGTGGTCGCGGTGTCCACGGTCAGCTCCGGGGGTGGTGGCGGCATGGATCTGTTCACGGTGAATGCTGCGGCTTTCCGGCCGGGTGCTGGTGGAGGACCGTTCGAGAGCCGGTCGACGGCGGCAATTCGCCGCTTGCCCGGCCTCTTCGGCCACCGCACAATGTCGGCCAGTGTCCTGAATTTCTGCTGGGCGCCCGGCGAAGGGAATGCGATGAGCAGTCATATAGCGGCGGTGCGCCGCATGGTGGAGGCGTACAACACGGGAAAGACCGATGACGTCGCGGAATTCATCCACCCGGATTATCTGAATCCGGCGACGATGGAGCACATGGACCTGCGTGGTCCCGACTCGTTCGCGATGGCCGTGAAGTGGCTGAAGATGACCTTCTCCGAGGAGGCGTATCTCGAGGAGGTCCTCATCGAGGAGCGCGGCGACTGGGTGCGCGCCAACCTCGTCCTGTACGGCCGTCATGTCGGCAACCTGGTGGGGATGGCGCCGACCGGGCGCCGTTTCTCCGGGGAGCAGATCCATCTGATCCGCCTGGTCGACGGCAAGATCCGTGACCACCGTGACTGGCCGGACTACCAGGGCACCTACCGGCAGCTCGGGTCGCCGTGGCCGGAGCCGAACGGCTGGAGGGACTGAGCCATGATTCTCGTCACCGGAGCGACCGGCAAAGTGGGCCGTGAGGCCGCCACGCAGCTCGCCGCGGCGGGCCGCCGGGTGCGGGCCCTGAGCCGTACCCCGGAGGAGGCGAACCTGCCGGCCGGCATCGAGGTGGTGGCGGGCTCCCCCGCCGACCCGGCGTCGCTGGCCGCCGCGTTCCAGGGGGTGAGCTCGGCGCTGGTGGTGCTGTCCGGCGATGTGGCGGGCGAGGCCCGCAACGTCGCCGCGGCCGCATCCGCGTCGGGCGTGGGGCACCTGGTGTTCCTGTCGTCGGCGAGCGTGCTGCACCCGCTGCCGCACGGCATCGCGGACGAGCACCGGGCCGCGGAGGAGGCCATCACCGCGTCCGGCGTCGACACGACGTTCCTGCGGCCCGGCCCGTTCCACGCCAACACCTCGTGGTGGATCAGGACCGTGCGGGAGAGCGGCGCGGTGCGCTGCTGGATCGGCAACAACCCGGGTGCGCCGATCGACGAGTACGACATCGCCTCCTCGGCGGTGGCCGCGCTCACCGACGAGCGCCACCGGGGCAAGGCGTACGTGCTGACCGGCTCCGAGGTGCTGACCTCCAAGGAGCAGGCCCGCATCCTGGGCGAGGTCCTGGGCCGTGAGCTGGACTTCTCCGTCGCGCCGCAGGAGGAGGTCGTGGAGGTCTTCGCGGGTATCACCGGTGACCGGCCGGCCGCGGTGACCAATGTGGCCGCCCTGCACAGCCCCGAGGTGCCGTGGGCCCGGCCGACGCCGGCGGTGCGGCTGCTGACCGGCCGTGAGCCGCGCAGCTACCGGGCGTGGGCGCAGGCGAACGCGGCGCTGTTCGCTGCCGAGAAGGTGACGGCATGAGCGCCGAGGCGGGCGGCACGGTCCTGGTGACCGGTGCGACGGGCCTTCAGGGCGGGGCGACCGCGCGTGAACTGGTGCGCCGTGGGCGCACGGTGGCGGCGCTGGTGCGCGACCCGGCCTCCGAGGCGGCCCGCGCGCTGGCCGACCTGGGCGTGACGCTGGTGCGCGGCGACCTGGACGACGAGGCGTCGCTGCGTTCGGCGATGGAGGGTGTGCACGGGGTGTTCTCCGTGCAGACGTTCATGACGCCCAAGGGCCTGGGCGGCGAGGTCCGTCAGGGCCGCGCGGTGGCGCGGGCGGCGAAGGCCGCCGGTGTGGCGCATGTCGTGTACAGCTCGGTGGGCGGCGCGGAACGGCACAGCGGCGTACCGCACTTCGAGTCCAAGCGGCACATCGAGCGGTATCTGCAGGAGCTGTCCGTGCCGGTGACGGTGCTGCGTCCGTCGTTCTTCATGGACAACTTCGCCGCGCACGGTCCGCAGAACATCGACGGGACGCTGGTGGTGCAGCTGGCGCTGAAGCCGGACACCCGTGTGCAGTTCATCGCCGTGGAGGACATCGGCTTCTTCGCCGCCGAGGCCTTCGAGCGGCCCGCGGAGTACGTGGGCCGTGCGGTGGAACTGGCGGGCGACGAGCTGAGCGCGACCGAGGTCGCCGAGGCGTTCGCCGCGCGGACGGGCCTGCCGGCCCGGTTCGAGGAGCTGCCGCTGGACGCGGTGGCCGCGAACCCGTACATCCCCAACGCGCCGGAGATAGCCCTGATGTTCGAGTGGTTCCAGGAGCACGGCTACCGGGCGGACATCCCCGCGCTGCGTGCCGAGCACCCGGGGCTGCTGTCGTTCGCGGCGTACCTGAAGTCCCTGGACCTCTGACCACGCCCGCCAGCGCAAGGACCCGGACCGCGTCGGCGGTCCGGGCCCTTTGTGCGTGACCGGCCGGGCGCACCGGAGTTCGGGCGGCTGATCCGACGCCCGGCAGGCGGAAGGCGTCCTGACGGGGTGTTGGAAGGACTCCGTAGGCTGCCGCTCATGACGGGGAGCGGCATCGAGCTGGTGATATTCGACTGTGACGGCGTGCTGGTGGACAGCGAGAGGATATGCGTCCAGGTCGATGCGGTGATCATGGCCGATCTGGGCTGCGCGTTCACCGAGGCCGAGATCATCGAGCGGTTCGTGGGCTCGTCCACCGAGGTGTACACCGCGGCCGTGGAGGAGCGTCTGGGACGGCGCCTGGAGAAGGACTGGCAGAACAAGTACGAGCACCTGTACGAGGCGGCCTTCGCGACCGGGTTGACGGCGGTCGACGGCGTCATGGACGCGCTGGACGGTCTCACCGCGGCCGTGTGCGTGGCCTCGAACGGTGATCACGCCGGCATCAGGCGCAGTCTGGACATCGTCGCGCTGTCCGACCGTTTCGAGGGGCGCGTCTTCAGCGCGGCGGACGTTCCCCGGGGCAAGCCCGCGCCCGACCTGTTCCTGCACGCCGCCCGCTCCATGGGTGTGGAGCCCCGGGCGTGTGCGGTGGTCGAGGACAGCGCGTACGGGGTCGAGGCGGCGCGGGCGGCCGGGATGCGGGCCTTCGGCTACTGCGGCGGGCTGACCCCGGCCTCCCGGCTGGCGGGGCCGGGCACCGTCGTGTTCGACGACATGCGTGATCTTCCCGGGCTGCTGACGGCGGCCGGCTGAGCCGGGACACGGACCAGGGCCCGGGCCGCGTCGGCGGTCCGGGCCCTGGTCGCGGGGTGCCGGGAGGTCAGAGGACGTCGGCGGCGACGAAGCCCAGTTCCTTGAGCATCGGCAGGTAGTTGAAGACGTCGTAGTGCTCGATGATCTTCCCGGCGTCGTCGAAGCGCAGCTCCTCGAGCATGAACCAGGTGACCTTCTTGCCGGTCGCGGCCTTGCCCATGAAGTCGCCGAGGTGGGTGGCGGTCACGGTGATCCGCAGGATGACGCGGTCGCCTTCGGAGACGGCGCTCTTGACGTCCAGGTGCAGGTCGGGGAAGGCGGCGAGGCCGCCGCGCATCGCGGCCTTCATCATCTCGGAGTCGACCGGGCGGTCCTCGGAGAAGTGCTCGATGTCCGGCGACCAGTGCGTGAAGATGCCGTCCAGGTCCCAGCGGTTCCAGGCGGCGGCGCAGTCGAGCGCGATCTGCTTGTTGCGCTCCTGGATGCTGAGGGTGGACTGCTCGGCGAGTGTTGCGGTCATGTTCGGTCCTTACCGGGGATTCAGGGGGATCAGGACGTGCTTGCCGACGGTGGCGCCGTCCAGCAGGGCGCGGACCGCGGCCGGGGCCTCGGTCAGCGGGTGGCGGCCGGCGATCTCGGGGCGCAGGACGCCCTCGTCGACCAGCCGGTACAGGGCGGCGAGGTCGTCCCGGAAGTCGTCGCC
Coding sequences within it:
- a CDS encoding SDR family oxidoreductase is translated as MTDQVRKSVVVTGGGTGIGAATARAFADDGAHVLIVGRSESTLKETADGHDRIRILVADVHDHDAPGLIVRTALEEFGRLDVLVNNAAVTGFASLDGLERDSVRAQLGTNLLAPVFLTQAALDALEAAGGVVVNVSSAGSLGRRAWPENSVYGMAKVALDFLTRTWAVELAPRGIRSVGIAPGVVDTGVGVRAGMPTEAYEAFLVQMAERIPAGRVGRPEDIAWWIVQLTRPEAAYANGTVVAVDGALSVT
- a CDS encoding methyltransferase domain-containing protein — encoded protein: MDTATTYKTKVTAAFNKAAAAYDRLGVEFFTPMGRRLVEHARPQPGQRLLDVGCGLGATLLPAAAQVGPTGHALGIDIAEAMIEQAGQEARRQGIDNVELRVMDGEHPDLPARSFDLVMGSYSVIFLPDARAALARYAGLLRDGGRIAFTSPVFSKDEFPFLPPLFSRWIPMSLLQHLPPAWHPEQLRRQLHSWLEDPADLEAALRQAGFTDPVITDEVVEMTAASGEDWVEWSHTQGMRLLWQHLPADEAAALRARLTGELDALRDADGLIRIDVPVRYVTATVAR
- a CDS encoding ester cyclase, which produces MSSHIAAVRRMVEAYNTGKTDDVAEFIHPDYLNPATMEHMDLRGPDSFAMAVKWLKMTFSEEAYLEEVLIEERGDWVRANLVLYGRHVGNLVGMAPTGRRFSGEQIHLIRLVDGKIRDHRDWPDYQGTYRQLGSPWPEPNGWRD
- a CDS encoding NAD(P)H-binding protein; translation: MILVTGATGKVGREAATQLAAAGRRVRALSRTPEEANLPAGIEVVAGSPADPASLAAAFQGVSSALVVLSGDVAGEARNVAAAASASGVGHLVFLSSASVLHPLPHGIADEHRAAEEAITASGVDTTFLRPGPFHANTSWWIRTVRESGAVRCWIGNNPGAPIDEYDIASSAVAALTDERHRGKAYVLTGSEVLTSKEQARILGEVLGRELDFSVAPQEEVVEVFAGITGDRPAAVTNVAALHSPEVPWARPTPAVRLLTGREPRSYRAWAQANAALFAAEKVTA
- a CDS encoding NmrA/HSCARG family protein; translated protein: MSAEAGGTVLVTGATGLQGGATARELVRRGRTVAALVRDPASEAARALADLGVTLVRGDLDDEASLRSAMEGVHGVFSVQTFMTPKGLGGEVRQGRAVARAAKAAGVAHVVYSSVGGAERHSGVPHFESKRHIERYLQELSVPVTVLRPSFFMDNFAAHGPQNIDGTLVVQLALKPDTRVQFIAVEDIGFFAAEAFERPAEYVGRAVELAGDELSATEVAEAFAARTGLPARFEELPLDAVAANPYIPNAPEIALMFEWFQEHGYRADIPALRAEHPGLLSFAAYLKSLDL
- a CDS encoding HAD family hydrolase; this translates as MTGSGIELVIFDCDGVLVDSERICVQVDAVIMADLGCAFTEAEIIERFVGSSTEVYTAAVEERLGRRLEKDWQNKYEHLYEAAFATGLTAVDGVMDALDGLTAAVCVASNGDHAGIRRSLDIVALSDRFEGRVFSAADVPRGKPAPDLFLHAARSMGVEPRACAVVEDSAYGVEAARAAGMRAFGYCGGLTPASRLAGPGTVVFDDMRDLPGLLTAAG
- a CDS encoding ester cyclase; the encoded protein is MTATLAEQSTLSIQERNKQIALDCAAAWNRWDLDGIFTHWSPDIEHFSEDRPVDSEMMKAAMRGGLAAFPDLHLDVKSAVSEGDRVILRITVTATHLGDFMGKAATGKKVTWFMLEELRFDDAGKIIEHYDVFNYLPMLKELGFVAADVL